Genomic window (Kribbella jejuensis):
GAGTCGACACCGTGCGTCCACTGCACATCGCCCGGCTCGACAAACCCCGGCCCGTGGTGGTGCTGACCCGCGAACTCATCCGCCCGCGGCTGACCAACGTCACGGTCGCGCCGATCACCAGCACGATCCGCGGCCTGTCGACCGAAGTACTGGTCGGCCCGGACAACGGTCTGGATCACCCGAGCGCGATCTCCTGCGACAACATCCAGACCATCCCGAGGAGCCAGCTGGGCCGGCTCATCGGGTACCTCCACCCCGACCAGGAACCTGCCCTGGCCGAGGCGATCAACCTGGCGTTCGACCTCGAGCTCTAACCCAGCTTGGACAGGTCGCGAACCGCGCCCTTGTCGGCGCTCGTCGCCATCGCCGCGTACGTCTTCAGCGCGCTGGACACCTTGCGGTCGCGGTTCTGCGGGGCGTAGACGCCGTTCAGCGCCGCATCGCGAGCGGCCAGCTCCTCGTCGGAGACCAGCAGTTCGATCGAGCGGTTCGGGATGTCGATCTTGATCCGGTCGCCGTCCTGGACCAGGGCGATCGTCCCGCCGGAGGCCGCCTCGGGCGAGGCATGCCCGATCGAGAGTCCCGACGTACCGCCGGAGAACCGGCCGTCGGTGATCAGTGCGCAGACCTTGCCGAGACCGCGGCCCTTCAGGTACGAGGTCGGGTACAGCATCTCCTGCATCCCGGGCCCGCCCTTCGGGCCCTCGTACCGGATCACGACGACGTCGCCGGGCTGGATCTGCTTGGTGAGGATCTTCTCGACGGCCTGCTCCTGGGACTCGCACACCACGGCCGGACCCTCGAACGTCCAGATCGACTCGTCCACGCCGGCCGTCTTCACCACACAGCCGTCGACGGCCAGGTTGCCCTTCAGGACGGCGAGACCGCCGTCCTTGGAGTAGGCGTGCTCGCGGTCCCGGATGCAGCCGTTCGCCGCGTCGGTGTCCAGCGTGTCCCAACGCTCCGACTGCGAGAACGCGGTCGCCGACCGCTTGCAGCCCGGCGCCGCGTGCCACAGCTCGACGGCCTCCGGCGACGGCGAGCCGCCGCGCAGGTCCCACGTCTTCAGCCACTCGTCGATCGAGTCGCTGTGCACGGTGTGGATGTTCTGGTTCAGCAGGCCGGCCCGGTACAGCTCGCCGAGGATCGCGGGGATGCCGCCGGCGCGGTGCACGTCCTCCATGTAGTACGTGCCCTGCGGGGCGACGTTCGGCGCGACCTTCGCCAGGCACGGGACCCGGCGGGAGACCGCGTTGATGTCGTCCAGGTCGAAGTCGACCTCGGCCTCCTGCGCGGCGGCCAGCAGGTGCAGGATCGTGTTGGTCGAGCCGCCCATCGCGATGTCGAGCGCCATCGCGTTACCGAACGCCTCCTTCGAGGCGATCGACCGCGGCAGCACGGTCTCGTCGTCGTTGTCGTAGTACCGGTGGGCCAGCCGTACGACGGTCTCGCCGGCCTTCTCGTACAGCGCGCGGCGGGCGGTGTGGGTGGCCAGTACGGACCCGTTGCCGGGCAGCGACAGGCCGATCGCCTCGGTCAGGCAGTTCATCGAGTTCGCGGTGAACATGCCCGAACAGGAACCGCAGGTCGGGCAGGCGTTCTCCTCGATCCGCAGGATGTCGGCGTCGGAGACGTTCTCGTTGACGGCCTCGGACATCGCGTCGATCAGGTCGAGCTTGCGGACCGTACCGTCGACGAGCGTCGCCCGGCCGGCCTCCATCGGGCCGCCGGAGACGAACACGGTCGGGATGTTCAGCCGGAGCGCGGCGTTCAGCATGCCGGGAGTGATTTTGTCGCAGTTCGAGATGCAGACCAGCGCGTCCGCGCAGTGCGCCTCGACCATGTACTCGACCGAGTCCGCGATCAGGTCCCGGGACGGGAGGCTGTAGAGCATGCCGCCGTGGCCCATCGCGATCCCGTCGTCGACGGCGATCGTGTTGAACTCGCGGGCGATCCCGCCGGCCGCGTGGATCGCCGCGGACACGATCCGGCCGACCGGGGCCAGATGGGTGTGACCGGGGACGAACTCGGTGAAGCTGTTCGCCACCGCGATGATCGGCTTCCCGAAGTCCTCCCGGGCTACCCCCGAGGCCTGCATGAGCGCGCGGGCGCCCGCCATGTTGCGGCCGTGGGTGACAGTACGGGACCTCAGAGCAGGCACGACGACATCTCCTTGCGGCTAGTACGTATCTCTTGATACCTGATCGATACTGCCACGCGGGTCCGGATAGCGGTACGCCGGTCCCGGATGACGGATGCGGCAGTGCCACCCC
Coding sequences:
- the ilvD gene encoding dihydroxy-acid dehydratase gives rise to the protein MPALRSRTVTHGRNMAGARALMQASGVAREDFGKPIIAVANSFTEFVPGHTHLAPVGRIVSAAIHAAGGIAREFNTIAVDDGIAMGHGGMLYSLPSRDLIADSVEYMVEAHCADALVCISNCDKITPGMLNAALRLNIPTVFVSGGPMEAGRATLVDGTVRKLDLIDAMSEAVNENVSDADILRIEENACPTCGSCSGMFTANSMNCLTEAIGLSLPGNGSVLATHTARRALYEKAGETVVRLAHRYYDNDDETVLPRSIASKEAFGNAMALDIAMGGSTNTILHLLAAAQEAEVDFDLDDINAVSRRVPCLAKVAPNVAPQGTYYMEDVHRAGGIPAILGELYRAGLLNQNIHTVHSDSIDEWLKTWDLRGGSPSPEAVELWHAAPGCKRSATAFSQSERWDTLDTDAANGCIRDREHAYSKDGGLAVLKGNLAVDGCVVKTAGVDESIWTFEGPAVVCESQEQAVEKILTKQIQPGDVVVIRYEGPKGGPGMQEMLYPTSYLKGRGLGKVCALITDGRFSGGTSGLSIGHASPEAASGGTIALVQDGDRIKIDIPNRSIELLVSDEELAARDAALNGVYAPQNRDRKVSSALKTYAAMATSADKGAVRDLSKLG
- a CDS encoding type II toxin-antitoxin system PemK/MazF family toxin, whose protein sequence is MRPLHIARLDKPRPVVVLTRELIRPRLTNVTVAPITSTIRGLSTEVLVGPDNGLDHPSAISCDNIQTIPRSQLGRLIGYLHPDQEPALAEAINLAFDLEL